In Fragaria vesca subsp. vesca linkage group LG1, FraVesHawaii_1.0, whole genome shotgun sequence, the sequence CGCCGTCGCAGGCCGGAGAAAGAGGCGGCGCACGAGAAATATCAAGAACAAGGAAGAGGTGGAGAGTCAGAGGATCACCCACATTGCTGTTGAACGCAATCGGAGGAAGCTCATGAATGACTATCTGTCCGTACTGCGTTCTATGATGCCTGCTTCCTATTCCCAAAGGGTAAGTAGTGGATGTTTGGGATGTTATGCTTTTTGGGGTTATATATGAATAAGAACACAACGCATTAGATTATGTTTCAGAGTCTGATATATGCCCGGACATGTGAGATTTTCTTGTAATCTTTGATCGTTCTGCGAGTACTGATTGCTTTTGGCTGTTTTGGCTCTAGGGTGACCAAGCATCAATCATAGGAGGAGCCATAAATTTTGTGAAGGAGCTTGAGCAACTTTTGCAATCTTTAGAAGCCAGCAGAAGAACCAACCAACAATCAGATTTGGATTTGGCTTCCATATTCTCCAGCTTTTTCACCTTCCCTCAGTACTCGACTTGTTCGAATAAGAACACCCATGGCCATGGCCATAGCGAGTACATGAACAACAACTTGGTGCATCCCCACGAGATAACGGGGGATAAGCAGTCGGGGGCAATTGCAGATGTGGAAGTAACAATGGTAGAAAGCCATGCGAACATCAAAGTGCTTTTGAAAAGACACCCAAGACAGCTTTTAAAGATGGTGCTTGGGTTGCACTCTCTGCGTCTTGTGATCCTTCACCTTAACGTTACAAGCATGGATAGCATGATCCTCTACTCTTTCAGCGTCAAGGTTAGTTAAAAATAAAAAGAACAGAGCAAAAATCATTGAAATGAATAGTTGGTTTATTTGTACGTATTTTTATTTGATATTTTGATTGATTAAATCGTTTGAAGATCGAAATCAAACTCTCTTATTTGAAAAAGCTTAATTTTCAGTATACCTTCAACACCAAAGTTGATAAGAACTTAAGTTCAGATCAGATAACTACATATCAACACCAAAATTGATCCCATCAGTTTTAATTAAGTCGAACGAGTATTGTATTGTTGTCATTTATTACGAAAGTTGAACCGATTTTTAATTATTGAAATTTTTGGATGATGATGAACAGGTTGAAGATAATTCTCAGCTGACCTCAATGAATGAGATTGCAGCTGATGTGTATGAAATGGTGGGAAGGATTCAAGAAGAGGCCGAGTTCTTACCTCAATAACCCTTATCTGTTTGTTCAATTAGTATTGTTCGCACTATGATATATGCATTTACGCTTTTATGTAACTCGTTATAAATTAGAACACCTTAGGTTATATATGTTTATTATATTTTCCAAGTATTAATTGCTTGCGAACTATGAATTGGAATTTAAATTGTAATGATTAGTCGTTTCCTACTTATATGCTTGTTCATGAGTCAAGAATCTAAAGTAAAAAGTAAACTATGACGTACAAAGCTATTGCTGCGTATCTTTAGAACTTAAAAAAAAAAAAAAAAAAAAAAAAAAAAAAAAAACTAACGTAAAATGCAGCACTTGTTGCTACTCCTGATCACATAACTAAATCATGATTGAACTGAATATCTATGATATGATACCTTCATAACTACTGGATTATGATACTACTGTATTGGACTATATCGATTTTATCTCTTATGTAACTGCTTGCATAACACCGGCCGGCCAGATTCTAGTGCTAGATAGTGAAACGTATTTGTATAATTAGAAATCGTAATATCACTTAGAGCCGGAGTGCAACAATTTCATAAAATTGTGGTTGAATGAGATTTCAAGATTTTAATCGATTGCATTCTCCACAAAATATAAGTTTT encodes:
- the LOC101308215 gene encoding transcription factor bHLH96-like, encoding MALESVVFQSDPSSYGNFLGGSRSWDHGFGFGGDDDHHQEEGYAQHDMVSNGNTVGQGLMGYCTPSPVVKQSVYNDNSNSNSKPETCTDNFNSHNSFSSPIAVAGRRKRRRTRNIKNKEEVESQRITHIAVERNRRKLMNDYLSVLRSMMPASYSQRGDQASIIGGAINFVKELEQLLQSLEASRRTNQQSDLDLASIFSSFFTFPQYSTCSNKNTHGHGHSEYMNNNLVHPHEITGDKQSGAIADVEVTMVESHANIKVLLKRHPRQLLKMVLGLHSLRLVILHLNVTSMDSMILYSFSVKVEDNSQLTSMNEIAADVYEMVGRIQEEAEFLPQ